Genomic DNA from Alistipes indistinctus YIT 12060:
AGAAAATATCCAACCTCCAGTCATACTTTTTTATGTGAATGGCGCTCCTTTCCATAGGTATCGTTCCACTTTCTTTCGATCATCCTTCTCTGCTTTCTTGGAATACCGGACTTATCGAGATTCGACACGAACCCGGCAACTTTATTAAAGTCCCTTTCCGGCATATCGCTTAATACCTGCATCGGATTTTGCCCGGCAAGCATCTTGAGTACATATTTGAACATAACTTTAGGCTTTTTTATCCGGAAAAATCAGGATACACAAAACATCTCTTTCCTGTGATCCGTTTTCCAGGAATTCCAATACCTTATTGGCGGTATTCATCAATTCCACACCATCGTTGGTTGTGGTTTGCGCTACTTCTATAGCGAATTTTCTGAGTTCTATACTGTCCATAGCAAATAGTATTTTAAGGAAAAGGGGCGCTTCACTTCCAAAGCGCCCCCGCCGGTTACAGAAACTCCTCCCACATCAAAGGTTCACCTTTGGCGATACAGTCGGCATAGTACCTTGTAAGGGCAATGCCATCCTCCCCGTCCGGGTCGTCAATGTACGCCTTGATATATTGAAGGATTTGCGCCTCCGTGGAAAGGGGTTTAGGGTAGAAATCCGAATAGGCCATATTGGCCACGTACATACAGTCATGTCCCTTAGCTTTCTCAATGGTTACCCCATTGCGCTCCAAGAGCTCCTTGACCTGTTCGTGCGTCCAATGATGCGACGTACCATCCGCATTCTTCATGCGTTTGGGATTGGTCGCATACTCTGCGAGCTTCGGAGAAAAATGCCACCCGTAATGCGACAAATACTCCCTCATTCCTTCCGGAATGCGCTCATAAGTATCCAGCCTGTCCATAGCCTACCTGCGTCTGTACCGGGAATACGGACCCGTTCCGCGGACACCGCGACGTTCGCCGTAATCATCGTCGTCGTCATCGTCTTCTTTCCACGGTTCACGCATGCCGTAACCTCCGCGACCCGATCCGGAATAACCGCCACGTTCACCGTAACGGCCTCCTTCCATCTCTTCGCGCATGTCTTTACGACCTTTGCGATATGCTTTTTCAAGCATCTCGTCCATCTGCTCGTCGTCCCCACTGAAACCCCGAGCGATGCCAATTGCATTCCATCCCATAGTTTATTTGGTTTTTGTTGTTTCAGGTTTGAGAAGGCTCTTTATGTCGTTCAGACTAGGAACAGCCTTCATTAAGTTTTTGATCTCTGTCAACTCGCTGTTCAGCCTCTTGATTTCCTCGTCCTGCTCCCTCGTTTTTGCATAGGACGGATCGAGGTCTTTGAGTATTTGATCGTAAGCCGACAAATTGGCCTTGTGCCGGTCGAAAGAATTGATTATATCCGAGCTCTCCTTCTGACCCGCTGTGATGGCTGGCATAAGCCCCTCGCGCGTCATGGAAACCGTAAGACCTCCTTTGGATTCTACGTCCATGTTGGCTCTTACACCCCACGATTCGTTGTTATCGAGCACAATATTGATATATTGTTGCTGGAATGGGGTTAGCTGGCCCGGAGTTGGCTGCGGATAGTAAGGCATTCCCACCTCTTTGACCGTGGCCACATAAAACTTCGGCGTTTCCCTCGTATCGAGAACATATACGGAGCTTCCTTTTCTCAAATTCTGAAACATGGTTTTTGATTTTTGGGAAAGCGCAGGGGGATTGCTCCCCCATTGCTTTCTGTTTGTTATTGTTTAGACGATTCCGGTCATAATCTGCAACGTGTTGGTCGCCCGATCAAACCAGAATTCGTAAACGCCCGTTCCGGGCAAGTCGGCAACTGTCAGGGCTTCACCATTGAATTTGGTTACAGCTTGAGTTGCTCCGTTCGTCGAGAAAACAATAGGCAGAGTGCCGGTCGTTCCCGTCGGAATGGATTGCGCGATATTTACGAATACGGTTCCACGGTACCACGAATTCACGAAAGCATGATTCTGGAATGAAAACACCACATTGTCGGTGTTCACTGTCACGGACACCGACTCAATAGCGGCCGATCCGCGACGATTCACAAGGGTGAAAGGATATACTGCCATAGCAACCTCCTTTCTCTTTTAACCCCAGAATCCGTTGCCGAAACCGTTCAGGCCGAAACCTAAGCCATACTGTGCAGCCACGCACGTAGGCACACCGACGATGGGGCTGTAGGGTACTGTGGCCGTCTCCGGCAATTTGCATTTGATTCCGTTGACATCGTTTTGCAGGTTGTTGACAGCAGCAACAATCGGAGTGGTAGCCTGACCGATCATCTGACTGAAGGCAGCCGTCTGATGCTCCTGAGACAGTTGGTTGAGCAGCGTTGAATTGCGTTCGCGCAGTGCGTCGATTTTGTCCTGAAGCGCCTGATTCTGCATCTGGTCGAGTTTGCCGATGATGGCGTTAGTGTTGGCCGTTCCTGCATCGCGCAAAGCGAGGGCGTTCTGATTCGCCGTGTTGACCAGCGTGTTGGTTTGGTTGCAGGTAGCCAACTGACTCTCGTATCCCTGCTGCTGGATCATCGTGCGGACATTGCAGCAGCATTCTGCGATCTGGGCTGAAAGCTGACAGTTGCCGGCCTGAATGGCATTGATAACCTGCTGGCCTGTCATGCCGATCTGCCCGGCCACCTTGTCGATCGATCCCTGAAGATTGCAGATTGCACCCTGAAGCTGGGTTGTCGAGCAGTTCAGCGAAGATGCGAGCTGGTTAATGGCGGTACCGTTGCCCTGAATGGCATTCATCAGAAGTTCACGCCCGGCATCGCCGTTAAGCTGTGCGGGGAGACCGTTTGCGTTGTTACCGAAGCCGTTGCCACCGAAACCACCCCAGCAGAAGAACAGCAGAATGATCCAAATCCACCAGCAACCGTCGCCGCCCCAGGCTCCCTTATTGTTGTTGCCGTTCATCAGCGCGGCTACGAGGTTCGGGTCCATTCCCTTGTTCTGCATCAGGGCCGGAAGCATAGAGGCAATGCTGGAATTGCCACTGTCACCGAACATGAAAATATCTTTGTCCATAAACTTTGAAATTGATTGGTTGACACCCACTAACGTAGAGTGCTTCACGATAAGCTTATGGAACAAAACTAACAAGGTGCCTCCCCACGGGAAAACACCTTGCAAATACTTTGTAATATTAAGAATTACAGATTTTTACATGTAAGGATTAAATGGTGCCATTGCCAATTTTAACTGCTTCAGAGTATTTGATTGTTCGCCTTAAAAGCTTGGGCTTTATTACACTTCTCGAAATTTTACTCCAAATACTTTGTTTTGATTTTCCTGCTATTTTCGCTGCCTGGTCATAGGTAACATCCACATCCAATAGCGCCATTAATACCCTCTTCGCTCCGTCTAAGTCATCCTCTGACAGATGCTCGAAGCAACCGTCATCTATCATGTCGGCTAGCTGTCTAAGTATGTCTGACGTTTTACCCATCACACAACATTATAAACTACTGAACACATACAATTGATTAGATTTCCCGCAGAGGCTCCAAAGCGTATA
This window encodes:
- a CDS encoding DUF7841 family protein, encoding MREYLSHYGWHFSPKLAEYATNPKRMKNADGTSHHWTHEQVKELLERNGVTIEKAKGHDCMYVANMAYSDFYPKPLSTEAQILQYIKAYIDDPDGEDGIALTRYYADCIAKGEPLMWEEFL